The following are from one region of the Heterodontus francisci isolate sHetFra1 chromosome 34, sHetFra1.hap1, whole genome shotgun sequence genome:
- the LOC137349044 gene encoding zinc finger protein 239-like has protein sequence MGFTQSSILLKHQRVHTDERPFKCSDCEKRFKWRIDLLNHQRTHTGEKPFTCSVCGKGFARSSQLLTHQLVHTDQRPFKCSNCEKRFKRRIDLLYHQRTHTGEKPFTCSVCGKGFSQSSRLITHQRIHTGEKTFICSECGKGYITSSQLLIHQRVHSGERPFICSVCEKGFTQSAHLQKHKRVHK, from the coding sequence atggGATTCACTCAGTCGTCTATTCTGCTGAaacaccagagagttcacactgatgagagaccttttaaatgttctgactgtgagaagagatttaaatgGAGAATTGATCTGCTCaaccaccaacgcactcacactggagagaaaccgttcacctgttccgtgtgtgggaagggattcgctcgGTCATCCCAGTTGCTgacacatcaacttgttcacactgatcagagaccttttaaatgttctaactgtgagaagagatttaaaaggaGAATTGATCTGCTCtaccaccaacgcactcacactggagagaaaccgttcacctgttccgtgtgtgggaagggattcagccaGTCATCCCGCCTGATcacacaccagcgcattcacactggggagaagacattcatctgctctgagtgtgggaagggatacaTTACATCATCCCAACTActaatacaccagcgagttcactctggggagaggcctttCATATGCTCCGtctgtgagaagggattcactcagtcagcaCATCTGCAGAAACacaagcgagttcacaagtga